In Nicotiana tabacum cultivar K326 chromosome 17, ASM71507v2, whole genome shotgun sequence, one DNA window encodes the following:
- the LOC107765236 gene encoding pentatricopeptide repeat-containing protein At3g50420-like encodes MPPLTEASSIAALLLNKCASITSATKARQLHALILTSIPATSKSPYVFNNILSMYARCGSIKDSHVLFDKMPERNIVSFNALISAYSRKPHLAHLAFRLFAELQSENLRPNGLTFTSLLHACSGLKNQVLGSVLHSQCIKFGFLYDVCVQTSILGMYSSCGFLDCAEKVFCSMQDKDSVAWNTIFFGYLENGRTMEGLQLFDSMLTARVNPTNFTYTTLLSACSRLRDGLAGEATHVKVIVSGIAPDLPLYNALLDMYFSCGDNDAALKVFGKIKKPDLVSWNSMISGYANNGDGEMAMTMFVQFRQSSLFTPDEYTFAAAISATRAFPAADYGKPLHGQVEKMGLGQSVYIASTLISMYFYNEEVESAQRIFISILEKDVVLWTEMIAGHCTKGNAESSIRFFHGLLQEDHKVDEFTLSSALSVCAEAASMKQGEMIHSLAIKTGYIAEMTVCGSLVDMYAKIGNLAAAELTFSCVTTPNLKCWNSILGGYGYHGKAEDAFKVFNDILQHGLKPDPVTFISLLAACSHCGLVNQGIFFWNYMKGIGLKPSLKHYSCMITLLSRAGLLEEAENVTMESPFGDECLQLWKILLSSCVSKGNWSIGIRVAKQILRMDAEDNASNVLLSNFFASTGRWDGVSDIRRKIRELMLEKDPGLSWLELVNDIHVFSSSDHSHPQYDEIRAELPRLQGNLTQTEADQLMLDAVAV; translated from the coding sequence ATGCCACCATTGACTGAGGCATCTTCCATTGCAGCACTTCTCCTCAATAAGTGCGCCTCCATAACCTCAGCCACCAAAGCACGCCAGCTCCATGCCCTCATCCTCACTTCCATACCCGCCACCTCTAAATCTCCTTATGTCTTTAACAACATTCTCTCCATGTATGCCCGATGTGGGTCTATCAAGGACTCACATGTCCTGTTCGACAAAATGCCCGAGAGAAACATCGTCTCTTTCAACGCCCTCATTTCTGCCTATTCTCGAAAACCCCATCTTGCCCATTTGGCTTTCCGTCTGTTTGCTGAATTGCAAAGTGAGAACCTAAGGCCAAATGGGTTAACTTTTACGAGCCTTTTACATGCATGTTCAGGCCTCAAGAATCAGGTACTCGGTTCTGTGCTTCATTCCCAATGTATAAAgtttggatttttgtatgatgtgTGTGTTCAAACCTCGATACTTGGGATGTACTCAAGTTGTGGCTTCCTGGATTGTGCAGAGAAAGTTTTTTGCTCCATGCAAGATAAAGATTCTGTGGCTTGGAATACCATATTTTTTGGATATTTGGAAAATGGTAGGACCATGGAAGGCCTTCAGCTATTTGACAGCATGTTGACGGCTCGAGTTAATCCGACAAATTTCACTTATACAACGCTGTTGAGTGCTTGTAGCAGGTTGAGAGATGGTCTTGCAGGGGAAGCAACTCATGTTAAAGTAATTGTTTCCGGGATTGCACCAGATTTGCCCTTGTACAATGCGCTGCTCGACATGTATTTTAGTTGTGGTGATAATGACGCAGCTTTGAAAGTCTTCGGAAAAATAAAGAAACCAGATCTGGTATCTTGGAATTCAATGATTTCTGGATATGCAAACAATGGAGATGGAGAGATGGCAATGACTATGTTTGTCCAATTTCGACAATCATCCCTTTTCACACCTGACGAGTATACATTTGCAGCTGCAATTTCTGCTACAAGAGCATTTCCAGCAGCTGATTATGGGAAACCACTCCACGGCCAAGTTGAGAAAATGGGGCTCGGTCAAAGTGTATACATTGCAAGCACACTGATATCGATGTACTTTTACAATGAGGAAGTTGAGTCTGCTCAACGGATTTTCATTAGCATCCTGGAGAAGGATGTTGTCCTGTGGACTGAGATGATTGCTGGACATTGTACGAAAGGTAATGCTGAGAGCTCTATTAGGTTTTTCCATGGACTGTTACAGGAAGACCACAAGGTTGATGAATTTACTCTTAGCAGTGCCTTAAGCGTGTGCGCTGAAGCGGCAAGTATGAAGCAGGGTGAAATGATTCATTCCCTGGCTATCAAAACAGGCTATATAGCTGAGATGACCGTTTGTGGGAGTTTGGTTGATATGTATGCTAAAATAGGAAACCTTGCAGCTGCAGAGCTTACGTTTTCCTGTGTAACCACGCCTAATCTAAAATGCTGGAACTCAATTCTCGGAGGATATGGTTACCATGGGAAGGCAGAGGATGCATTTAAGGTGTTCAATGATATTTTACAACATGGCCTAAAACCAGATCCTGTAACATTTATCTCTCTGCTTGCTGCCTGTAGCCATTGTGGATTGGTCAACCAGGGTATTTTCTTCTGGAATTACATGAAAGGTATTGGTTTAAAACCAAGCCTTAAGCATTATTCTTGCATGATCACTTTGTTGAGTCGAGCTGGTTTGCTAGAGGAGGCTGAGAATGTTACAATGGAATCACCTTTTGGTGATGAATGTCTTCAACTATGGAAAATTTTACTGAGCTCTTGTGTAAGTAAAGGAAACTGGAGCATAGGTATACGTGTTGCGAAGCAGATTTTGAGGATGGATGCAGAAGACAATGCATCAAATGTATTGCTCTCAAACTTTTTTGCTTCAACTGGTAGGTGGGATGGTGTTTCAGATATCAGGAGAAAGATAAGGGAATTGATGTTGGAAAAAGATCCTGGTCTGAGCTGGTTAGAGCTTGTAAACGATATCCATGTGTTCTCTTCTAGTGATCATTCACATCCACAGTATGATGAAATAAGAGCTGAGTTGCCTAGATTGCAAGGGAACTTAACACAGACAGAAGCAGATCAATTGATGCTAGATGCAGTGGCTGTGTAA